The Alphaproteobacteria bacterium sequence AGCGTGGTCGTGGTGAACTTCTTCGCAAAGGCGGCGTCTCCCGCCACCAGCGTCGGCCCGACGCCCAATTCCCAGCCATCGGTGCGTTTGACATAATCGACCGAGTCCTGATCCATCAGGAACAGGATATAGCCGAAGCGCGCAACGCCGGCCTGAAGGCCGAACGACGCCGCGACCGAGGTGTAATAGCTGTCGACCTTGCCATCCACCCGCAACACGCCCGAGCCCACCGCGCCGCCGACCAGCAGGCCGGCCTTGTAGATCTCCGGAAAGATCAGGACGCCCTTGGCCGCCTCCGCGATCTTTTTCGATTCCGGGATCGACCGGAACAGGTCCGCCAGCGCGGTGTCGGCCTTGGCATCGACCTCCGCCTTCGTCACCGCCGACGCGGGCGGCGCCAGCGCAGCGGCGAACAGAACGACCAGCGCGAACAGCATGGCGAGAGCGCCGCCCGTCGGCCGTGCCCCGGCCTTCGCCACACCCGAGTGATTGTGCATCATGAGTCCGAACCTCTATCAGAGTGGGGTCGTATCGTACCATGATGCCGATGATGCGCCACCGGTTTCGTGTTGTCCGTTCGGTGCAGGGGTGCCGGCCCCGGCCTCAGAGCACCGGGCCGGCGACGGTGACACGGATGGTGCCGAGCGGCCCGAAATCCGCCACCACATGGTCGCCCGGCTCGATCTCCAGCGGCGGCACCGCCGTGCCGGTGGTGACCAGTTCGCCCGCCTTCACGCCCATGCCGAGCCCCGAGACCTCGTTCACCAGCCAGGCGAGCGCCACGCGCGGGTCGCCCAGCACATTGCCGCCGGACCCGTCGCGCTCGTAACGGCCCTGCACCCGGCCCCGGACCGGATGACGGGAGAGGTCCAGCGACCGCCAGTCCGCCCGCACCGGCTTGCCGACCACCAGGTCGCGGGCGCAGGCCGCCTCCGCGATCAGCGACGGGCCGCCGGCTTCCGCGAAGCGGGCGAAGCGCGAGTCCGGCAGTTCGATCGCCAGATGCAGGTCCGCGACCGCGGCCATCACCTCGTCGACCGCATAGGGCTCGGCACGGGGCGGCAGGTCCCGGGCGAAGCGGAAGGCGAATTCCGGTTCGGCGACGCGCATATGGTTGTGGGCGATGGAAACCGTGGCGCCGTCGGGATGCAGGAACTCCGCCAGCAACCGCCCGGCAAGCGGCCCGTCGACGCCGATATGCTGCTGGCCGGCGGTGCTGGTCGCCGCGATCTTCCAGCCCGCGGGCGGCTTCGGCGAGCGTTGCAGCACATGCGCCTGGATCGCATAGCCCTCGGCCCGGGACGTGGGTTTCAGGTCCGCGGGCAGGCCGTCCATGACCGTGCCCTGCTGCCAGTGCTGCCAGATGCACGCGAAGGCTTGAGCGGTGTCGGTGTCGGGGTCGGTGTCGATGGCCATGGCCTCAGCCCTTGCCCGGCGCCGGACCGGCCTGGCTGCTGGCGCCGGCGGCGATCAGCGCCTGGATGTCCGCATCGGAAAGCCCGGCCTCGCGCAGGATTTCCTCCGAATGCTCGCCGAGCCGCGGCGCGTGGCGGGTCAGGCCGCCGGGGGTTTTGGAGAAGGTCACCGGCACCTTGATGTGGCGCACCGTGCCCTCGCTCGGGTGTTCGTCGACCGGGAACATGCCGACGGCGGTCAGGTGCGGGTCGTGGAACAGGTCTTCCGGCGTGTTCATCGGCGCCGACGGCACGTCCGCCTTTTCCAGCACCTCCAGCCATTCCGCGGTGGTGCGCGTCGGCATGATCTCGGCCAGATGCCGGTAAAGCTCGCCGATATTCTGGGTTCGGCCCGGCATGGTGTGGAAGCGCTCGTCCGCGGCCAGGTCCGGCCGGCCGGCCAGTTCGAAGAAGGCCAGCCAGTGCTTGGTCGAATAGGGCATCATGCAGATATAGCCGTCCGCGGTCTTGTGCGGCCGGCGATAGGGCGACAGCAGGCGCACATAGCCGGCCTCGCCCACCGGCGGCTCGAAGAACCGGCCCTGCATGTGCTCGTTGATGATGAAGCTGGAAAACGTCTCGAACATGGGCACGTCGATGCGCTGGCCCTCGCCCGTGCGCTCGCGGTGGAACAGGCCCATGCAGATCGAGTAGAGCGCGAACAGGCCGCTGGTCTTGTCCGCCAGCACGCTGGGCGCATAGCGCGGCTCGCCGGTCACCTTGCCGGTCAGCGCCGCCAGGCCGGACAGGCCCTGGATCAGGTCGTCATAGGCCGGCTTGTCGGCATAGGGGCCGGTCGGGCCGAAGCCGATGGCGTTGCAATAGACGATGTCTGGCCGGGCCTTGACGATGTCCTCATAGGCGATGCCGAGCCGGGCGGCCGCCTTGGGCCGCATGTTGTGGATGAACACATCCGCGGTCTCGCACAGCTTGTAGAGCGCCTGGCGGGCCGCGTCGTTTTTCAGGTCCAGTACGACCGAGCGCTTGTTGCGCCCTTTCACCATGAAGGCCGCCGACATGCTGGGATGGCGGTTGTCGCCGACCTGGCGCGAGATATCGCCTTCCGGCCCTTCCACCTTCATCACGTCGGCGCCCATTTCGCCCAGGATCTGGGTGCAATAGGGGCCGAACATGACGGTGGTCAGGTCGATGACGCGGACCCCGGACATGGGGCCTTTGGGGGGAGGGGAGGCGGACATGGGCAGGCACCGAAAGCGGAGGGGACGTGCCTCCTTAGTAGCACAGTCTTGCGCCCGTGAACCAATCGCGGATATTTCGCCCCACCGACCGGCGCCGCGCTCCGACGCATCCGCCTTTGGTGCGCCTGTCTCCGCAACCGCCCGGTGCGATAGACTGAACCGAGCCGGCCCGGCCGCCATTGCCATCCCTCCCAACCGAAACCCAGGATTGAACGAAATGGGCGAGACCGCCGAGACGCCGCACGGCGAACTGACCATCCGCACGGTCGCCATGCCGGCCGACGCCAACCCCAACGGCGATATCTTCGGCGGCTGGGTGCTGTCGCAGATGGATATCGCCGGCGGCATTGCGGCGGGCCACCGCGCGCAGGGCCGGGTGACGACCGCCGCCATCGACGCCATGAGCTTTATCCGCCCCGTCTATGTGGGCGATGTCATGTGTGTCTATGCGGCGGTGGAAAAGACCGGACGGACCTCGCTCACCATCCGGCTGGAGGCGTGGGCGCTGCGCAATCAACTGGGCGCGCGGGTGAAGGTCACCGAGGGCCGGTTCATCTTCGTCGCCATCGACGACGACGGCAAACCCCGGCCCTTGCCGCCCACCGCGCCATAGCCCCCATTGCCCTTTGCGCAATTCCGGGGATGATAGCGGTCTCCCGTCAATCGTACGCACGTGTCGATTGCGCCCCTGCCAACAAGACCCGTGCCCACAAGGCCCGTGCCCACAAGGCCCATGCCAACAAGGATCGACCGCCATGGATGCCCTGACCCTGCTGAAAGAGCGCTCCTCGACCCTGCCGCGTTTCATGTCCGAACCGGGGCCGAGCGATGCCGACCTGGCCGAGATGTTCGAGGCCGCCACCCGCGTACCGGATCACGGTTTGATCCGGCCGTGGCGCTTCGTGGTGCTGCGCGGCGACGACCGCGCCCGGATGGGCGATGTGTTCGCCGATGCGCTGAAGGCCCGCAAGCCGGATGCCGACGAAGAGGCGCTGCAAGCCGAACGCGGCCGCGCCCTGCGCTCGCCGGTGGTGGTGGTGGTGCTGGCCCGCACCAAGGCGCACCCGAAAGTGCCGCAGGTGGAACAGGTGGTCTCGGCCGGGCAGGCCGCGCTCACCCTGCAACTGGCGGCCCAGGCCAAGGGCTTCGGCAGTGTCATGCTGACCGGCGACAACGCCTACGATCCGCAGGTGAAAGCCTTTTTCGGCCTGAAAGAGGACGATGCCATTGTCGCCTTCCTCTATCTGGGCACGCCCGCGGACAAGGTGCCGGGCAAGCAGCGGCCGGACCCGGCCAAATATGTCGAAGCCTTCGGCGCCAACGCCGGCTAGACGGCGCGGCGGGCGGACGGAACGCGTGTCCCCATCATGAACCGACCTCTCTCCGCCCCGGCCCGCTGGGCGTTGATCGCCCTCGGCTGGACGGCGGTCGGGCTGGCCGCCCTCGGCGTGCTGCTGCCGCTGCTGCCGACCACGCCCTTCCTGCTGGTTGCCGCCTGGGCGTTCGGCCGGTCGAGCGAGCGCTTCCACAACTGGTTGCACCGCAATCGCTGGTTCGGCCCGCTGATCCGCGACTGGCAACAGCACGGCGCCATTCCGCTTTGGGCCAAGATCATGGCCGTCACCTTCATGGCGCTGGCCATGATCGGCCTCGTGCAACGCAACGCCCTGCCTGTCTGGGCCATGATCCTGATCGGAGCCGGTCTGGCCGCGGTCTCGGTCTGGATCACCACCCGACCCAGCCCCCGGAGAGACCCCGACCGATGAGCGAACTGCACCCCGACGTCGCCCCGCAACTGACCGACCTGGCCCTGGACCCGCACCGCCCGCTGCTGATTTCGGACGCGGACGAGGTGTTGTTCGATTTCATGCGCGCCTTTGTCGGCTTCGTCGAGGAAAACGGCCATTACTACGACTGGAAGACGTTTGCGCTCACCGGCAATATCCGCCGGCCGCACGATCACTCCGCCCTGTCGCCGGCCGAGGTGCGCGACCTGATCAACACGTTTTTCGCCGAACGCACCGAGGCCATTCCGCCGGTGGCCGGCGCCGCCGCGGCGCTGGCGGCGCTGAGCCGCGACGGGGTGCAGGTGCTGGTGCTCTCCAACCTGCCGCTGGCGCAGCGGGCCGACCGGGCGCGGGCGCTGGCGCGGCACGGCATGGCCTATCCCATCG is a genomic window containing:
- a CDS encoding lipid-binding SYLF domain-containing protein; amino-acid sequence: MMHNHSGVAKAGARPTGGALAMLFALVVLFAAALAPPASAVTKAEVDAKADTALADLFRSIPESKKIAEAAKGVLIFPEIYKAGLLVGGAVGSGVLRVDGKVDSYYTSVAASFGLQAGVARFGYILFLMDQDSVDYVKRTDGWELGVGPTLVAGDAAFAKKFTTTTLESGVVYFFVNEKGAFAGAGIEGTKITQGLTGD
- a CDS encoding hydratase, yielding MAIDTDPDTDTAQAFACIWQHWQQGTVMDGLPADLKPTSRAEGYAIQAHVLQRSPKPPAGWKIAATSTAGQQHIGVDGPLAGRLLAEFLHPDGATVSIAHNHMRVAEPEFAFRFARDLPPRAEPYAVDEVMAAVADLHLAIELPDSRFARFAEAGGPSLIAEAACARDLVVGKPVRADWRSLDLSRHPVRGRVQGRYERDGSGGNVLGDPRVALAWLVNEVSGLGMGVKAGELVTTGTAVPPLEIEPGDHVVADFGPLGTIRVTVAGPVL
- a CDS encoding CoA transferase, producing the protein MSASPPPKGPMSGVRVIDLTTVMFGPYCTQILGEMGADVMKVEGPEGDISRQVGDNRHPSMSAAFMVKGRNKRSVVLDLKNDAARQALYKLCETADVFIHNMRPKAAARLGIAYEDIVKARPDIVYCNAIGFGPTGPYADKPAYDDLIQGLSGLAALTGKVTGEPRYAPSVLADKTSGLFALYSICMGLFHRERTGEGQRIDVPMFETFSSFIINEHMQGRFFEPPVGEAGYVRLLSPYRRPHKTADGYICMMPYSTKHWLAFFELAGRPDLAADERFHTMPGRTQNIGELYRHLAEIMPTRTTAEWLEVLEKADVPSAPMNTPEDLFHDPHLTAVGMFPVDEHPSEGTVRHIKVPVTFSKTPGGLTRHAPRLGEHSEEILREAGLSDADIQALIAAGASSQAGPAPGKG
- a CDS encoding acyl-CoA thioesterase, which encodes MGETAETPHGELTIRTVAMPADANPNGDIFGGWVLSQMDIAGGIAAGHRAQGRVTTAAIDAMSFIRPVYVGDVMCVYAAVEKTGRTSLTIRLEAWALRNQLGARVKVTEGRFIFVAIDDDGKPRPLPPTAP
- a CDS encoding nitroreductase yields the protein MDALTLLKERSSTLPRFMSEPGPSDADLAEMFEAATRVPDHGLIRPWRFVVLRGDDRARMGDVFADALKARKPDADEEALQAERGRALRSPVVVVVLARTKAHPKVPQVEQVVSAGQAALTLQLAAQAKGFGSVMLTGDNAYDPQVKAFFGLKEDDAIVAFLYLGTPADKVPGKQRPDPAKYVEAFGANAG
- a CDS encoding YbaN family protein — encoded protein: MNRPLSAPARWALIALGWTAVGLAALGVLLPLLPTTPFLLVAAWAFGRSSERFHNWLHRNRWFGPLIRDWQQHGAIPLWAKIMAVTFMALAMIGLVQRNALPVWAMILIGAGLAAVSVWITTRPSPRRDPDR